A DNA window from Bacteroides cellulosilyticus contains the following coding sequences:
- a CDS encoding LamG-like jellyroll fold domain-containing protein, with product MNRLFCFFISLLFCLTSFAQVKNYAVAFDGNSDIKFNCISELNNLSKYTVQFWMYPSEWTPGASIFKRGAGADIFEACLGPAEGTIVFHIGNQNIQLQSDHFSVSAWSQLTFMVDGSNITSYVNGEEINSPTVSSSLTIPDSDSEFRIGEAFKGKIDEFRLWSTVLDTTEYLTHDPSVKGFILWDNTINKFHPDYESLIAYYKFDQELCDNIVDYTFRHHGIMNGNAHRVEVTDNSFFKYRIVTAYTDFGRFSDTGTDRDKYLLCNDLVALIAGIGSDGSASVSLPFDRGVLTGGASYLESYEGRNGGMLAFDGTGKMSAGVKAMTPTDDYSFCTWFYIDRWVEGAFLLKKEKNENMGISLRLGEESNAEVILRVNGDEYKYKCAGEIVTGKWIHLGFSTSDRYYELNRTFLFACNKKKLNIYPYLYPEIKKSWVLPLAELADVEATIGENFVGKIDETIIWNKGSGRDEIFSMGDNGLNLPGFGKNVGVNYAFYAGSYWPYNKPEDPGYDCFSYKEYLNIMRTAYANHRGFKIRLSVSSGSDWKTVIGNAAKRERFTTEMADIINNDDNLDGVDFDLEWPGYGGQDAAWTNYGKLMTLLRSKLKEGKTLTVSPHTVSYWFPKEDMKSVDYFLFQNYGPAKEHFTYESFPEAYNKFLAWEYPEEKIVMSFAGSTSKQYNADGSQTNNPPVRIHQVGEIGPDDNYSNGYYFTGTYQTRWRSEQVKKQGLGGIMCWSLNIDFPDTNHPLSLFKSSAYAISSNVDTLVTKVDMTPTAIEKVKTKNTEFSIYPNPSEGVTDITIPEGEKGCKLLMYTNSGVLLQTLEISAEGIFRYEYGKLASGYYLLRLLTDSGKQYSRLLIVK from the coding sequence ATGAACAGACTTTTCTGCTTTTTTATTTCCCTCCTTTTTTGCCTGACCTCGTTTGCCCAAGTCAAAAATTACGCGGTAGCGTTCGATGGTAACAGTGATATCAAATTTAATTGTATATCAGAACTAAATAACCTCTCTAAATACACAGTTCAGTTTTGGATGTATCCCTCCGAATGGACACCGGGTGCATCTATTTTTAAACGAGGAGCAGGTGCCGACATTTTTGAGGCATGCCTGGGTCCGGCGGAAGGTACAATTGTTTTTCATATAGGTAACCAGAATATCCAGCTCCAATCAGACCACTTTTCAGTGAGTGCCTGGTCACAATTGACTTTTATGGTAGACGGGAGCAATATCACTTCTTATGTTAATGGGGAAGAAATAAATTCTCCTACAGTTTCTTCTTCACTAACGATTCCGGACAGCGATTCGGAATTCAGAATAGGAGAAGCATTTAAGGGAAAAATAGATGAGTTTCGTTTATGGAGTACCGTACTCGATACAACGGAATACTTAACACATGATCCCAGTGTAAAAGGATTTATCCTGTGGGATAATACCATTAATAAATTTCATCCGGACTATGAATCCTTGATTGCATACTACAAATTCGATCAGGAATTATGCGATAACATCGTAGATTATACATTCCGCCATCATGGCATAATGAACGGAAATGCACACCGTGTGGAGGTCACAGATAATTCCTTCTTTAAATACCGTATAGTTACTGCTTATACCGATTTTGGACGTTTCTCCGACACAGGAACAGACCGTGACAAATACCTGTTATGCAATGATTTAGTCGCGCTGATTGCCGGAATAGGAAGCGACGGCTCGGCCAGTGTGAGCCTGCCATTCGACAGAGGAGTACTGACAGGAGGAGCATCCTATTTAGAATCTTATGAGGGGCGTAACGGAGGTATGCTGGCATTTGACGGTACTGGAAAAATGAGTGCAGGTGTCAAAGCAATGACTCCAACCGACGATTATTCATTCTGCACCTGGTTCTATATCGACCGGTGGGTGGAAGGTGCTTTTCTCTTGAAAAAGGAGAAAAACGAAAATATGGGAATATCTCTCCGTCTAGGCGAAGAAAGCAATGCAGAAGTAATTCTCCGAGTAAATGGAGACGAATATAAATACAAATGTGCGGGAGAAATCGTAACCGGTAAATGGATTCATTTGGGTTTTTCAACCTCTGATCGTTATTATGAGTTAAACAGAACTTTTCTTTTTGCCTGCAACAAAAAGAAACTGAACATTTACCCTTATTTGTATCCTGAGATAAAAAAGTCGTGGGTGTTGCCACTTGCCGAACTTGCTGATGTGGAAGCTACTATTGGAGAGAATTTTGTGGGCAAAATAGATGAAACCATAATCTGGAATAAGGGCAGCGGACGCGACGAGATTTTCTCAATGGGTGATAATGGTCTGAATTTGCCCGGATTCGGGAAAAATGTTGGAGTGAATTATGCCTTTTATGCGGGCAGTTACTGGCCATACAATAAGCCGGAAGATCCCGGATATGACTGTTTTTCTTATAAAGAATATCTGAACATCATGCGCACGGCGTATGCCAATCACCGCGGATTCAAAATTCGCCTGAGTGTTTCGAGTGGTTCCGATTGGAAAACAGTGATAGGCAATGCGGCAAAAAGGGAGCGTTTCACTACCGAAATGGCTGATATTATAAATAATGACGATAATCTGGATGGCGTGGATTTCGACCTGGAATGGCCGGGATATGGCGGTCAGGATGCTGCATGGACAAACTATGGTAAACTGATGACTTTGCTTCGCAGCAAATTGAAGGAGGGCAAGACTCTGACCGTTTCTCCACACACCGTTTCATATTGGTTTCCTAAAGAAGATATGAAGTCTGTAGACTATTTCTTGTTCCAGAATTACGGTCCGGCTAAAGAGCATTTCACCTATGAAAGTTTCCCGGAAGCCTACAACAAATTCCTGGCTTGGGAATATCCGGAAGAAAAAATAGTGATGTCTTTTGCAGGCAGCACCAGCAAGCAATACAATGCCGATGGTTCGCAAACAAACAATCCACCGGTACGTATCCATCAGGTCGGAGAAATCGGTCCGGATGATAATTATTCAAACGGCTATTACTTTACGGGAACCTACCAGACCCGTTGGCGTTCGGAGCAAGTGAAGAAACAAGGACTGGGTGGCATCATGTGTTGGTCGCTGAATATTGATTTCCCTGATACGAATCATCCGTTGAGCCTGTTCAAGTCATCGGCTTATGCCATTTCATCCAATGTAGACACATTAGTGACGAAAGTAGACATGACTCCTACCGCTATTGAAAAAGTAAAAACTAAAAATACTGAGTTTTCCATTTATCCAAATCCGTCGGAAGGCGTAACCGATATAACCATACCTGAAGGGGAAAAAGGATGCAAACTACTTATGTACACTAATTCGGGAGTACTGTTACAAACTTTAGAGATATCAGCAGAGGGCATCTTCCGGTATGAATACGGGAAACTTGCATCCGGCTACTATTTGTTGCGTTTACTGACGGATTCCGGGAAACAATACTCCAGACTGTTGATCGTGAAATAG
- a CDS encoding BT0820 family HAD-type phosphatase, giving the protein MTIAVDFDGTIVEHCYPRIGKEIPFATDTLKLLQQDQHRLILWSVREGELLEEAVAWCKERGVEFYAVNRDYPEEKQQDCGFSRKLKVDLFIDDRNLGGLPDWGLIYQMIKEHKTFRDIYTQGNIPADQDKKKKWWF; this is encoded by the coding sequence ATGACAATAGCAGTTGATTTCGACGGAACTATAGTAGAACATTGCTATCCCCGTATCGGTAAAGAAATTCCTTTTGCAACAGACACTTTAAAACTGTTGCAGCAAGATCAGCACAGGCTCATCTTATGGAGTGTGCGCGAAGGTGAGCTTCTGGAAGAAGCCGTTGCCTGGTGCAAAGAAAGAGGAGTGGAATTCTATGCTGTCAATCGTGATTATCCCGAAGAGAAACAGCAGGACTGTGGATTCTCCCGTAAACTGAAAGTTGATCTTTTCATTGATGACCGTAACCTGGGCGGACTGCCCGATTGGGGACTTATCTATCAAATGATTAAAGAACATAAAACGTTCCGGGATATCTATACGCAAGGTAATATCCCCGCGGATCAGGACAAAAAGAAGAAGTGGTGGTTTTAA
- a CDS encoding tagaturonate reductase — protein sequence MKALNKQTAPKAQRPERIIQFGEGNFLRAFIDWIIYNMNEKTDFNSSVVVVQPIDKGMVDMLNAQDDLYHVNLQGLDKGETVNSLTMIDVISRALNPYTQNNEFMKLAEQPEMRFVISNTTEAGIAFDPSCKLTDAPASSYPGKLTQLLYHRFKTFNGDKSKGLIIFPCELIFLNGHKLKETIYQYIELWQLGDEFKTWFEEACGVYATLVDRIVPGFPRKDIAAIKEKLQYDDNLVVQAEIFHLWVIEAPQEIAKEFPADKAGLNVLFVPSEAPYHERKVTLLNGPHTVLSPVAYLSGVNIVRDACQHPVIGQYINKVMFDELMETLNLPKDELKKFAEDVLERFNNPFVDHAVTSIMLNSFPKYETRDLPGLKTYLQRKGELPKGLVLGLAAIITYYKGGVREDGAEITPNDAPEIMQLLKDLWATGDTQKVTEGVLAATSIWGEDLNNIPGLTAAVKADLDSIQEKGMLETVKGIL from the coding sequence ATGAAAGCATTAAACAAACAAACCGCTCCCAAGGCTCAGCGCCCGGAACGTATCATTCAATTCGGTGAAGGAAACTTCTTACGTGCATTTATCGACTGGATTATTTATAACATGAACGAAAAAACTGATTTCAATAGCAGTGTTGTAGTAGTTCAACCCATCGACAAAGGTATGGTAGACATGCTGAATGCACAGGATGACCTTTATCACGTAAACCTGCAAGGCTTGGACAAAGGAGAAACTGTCAATAGTCTGACAATGATCGACGTTATCAGCCGTGCACTGAATCCTTACACTCAGAACAATGAATTCATGAAGTTGGCCGAGCAACCGGAAATGCGTTTTGTAATCTCCAACACTACGGAAGCCGGTATCGCTTTCGATCCCTCCTGCAAACTGACTGACGCTCCGGCTTCTTCTTATCCGGGCAAACTGACTCAACTGTTGTATCATCGTTTCAAGACATTCAACGGTGACAAGAGCAAAGGTCTGATTATTTTCCCTTGCGAACTCATCTTTCTGAACGGACACAAACTGAAAGAAACCATCTACCAATATATCGAATTATGGCAATTGGGCGATGAATTCAAGACTTGGTTTGAAGAAGCTTGTGGCGTATACGCTACGCTTGTTGACCGCATTGTTCCGGGATTCCCACGCAAGGATATTGCAGCAATTAAGGAAAAATTACAGTATGATGATAATTTGGTGGTACAGGCTGAAATCTTCCACCTTTGGGTCATCGAAGCACCGCAGGAGATTGCCAAAGAATTCCCTGCTGACAAGGCTGGTTTGAATGTATTGTTCGTTCCTTCTGAAGCACCGTATCACGAAAGAAAAGTAACGTTGCTGAATGGCCCTCACACTGTTCTTTCTCCGGTAGCTTACTTGTCGGGCGTAAACATTGTGCGTGATGCTTGTCAACATCCGGTTATTGGTCAGTACATCAATAAAGTAATGTTCGATGAATTGATGGAAACATTGAACTTGCCGAAAGATGAGCTGAAGAAGTTTGCGGAAGATGTATTGGAACGTTTCAACAATCCGTTTGTTGACCATGCCGTTACCAGCATTATGCTGAACTCTTTCCCGAAATATGAAACTCGTGACCTGCCCGGCTTGAAGACTTATCTGCAACGCAAAGGTGAATTGCCTAAGGGGCTGGTTCTCGGTTTGGCCGCTATCATTACTTATTATAAAGGTGGCGTTCGTGAAGACGGTGCTGAGATCACCCCGAACGACGCTCCGGAAATCATGCAATTGCTGAAAGACCTGTGGGCAACAGGTGATACCCAGAAAGTAACCGAAGGTGTACTTGCTGCAACTTCTATCTGGGGCGAAGATTTGAATAATATCCCGGGACTTACCGCTGCTGTGAAGGCTGATCTGGATTCTATCCAGGAAAAAGGTATGCTGGAAACAGTAAAGGGTATCCTTTAA
- a CDS encoding response regulator, with protein MKTTAHFCLHLSILLVWLLQISQIRANNYYFEQIALKEGLSTTVNCIYAEKNSFVWIGTPTGLGRFDGHELKKYAHSPENPNSLPHNNILHVAEDSLHNLWVLTEKGAVRYRRRSDDFSLLRDQYGHIVMANTACRTEQGILLGGRNKIYQYNYGDDTIRLLHDFSNIGLFAISYINFWDKETLLCCSRWQGIILLNLRTGEVKSPPFNYGKDIREVLLDSKGRIWLAPYNDGIRCLAHDGTLLASYVTGNSKLNNNVVLCMIEKDSHIWIGTDGGGINILNPETHEISILKHVPGDKYSFTCNSILSLYNDANNNIWAGSTRNGLIGIKEVSMKTYTEVPLSDCKGLSDNTVLCLYRGPSEDEIWIGTDGGGINKLNPSTEKFTHYSNTTGKKVASISGFTSSELLLSVFSKGLYTFSKKTGKINPLKIHDEYINRMLFYSGKTINVYQYEPETVLLLGDRIYQYTIATGNTRVVTEEEGIEIIGTLVPVSHDARATYLFDAQSIYSLDKQYNKLECIYTIKKDTFINCVSRDEHGIFWIGTNHGLRYYDAAKQSIQLIPTPLFTNVRSVINDNHGKVWVAVNEMLFAWLINEKEFMLFGKSDGVLPNEYMAKSKLISASGNIYLGGEKGLLYIDKNLPIERTVAPQIQLTDILIAGESVNEQLKDNPVSISVPWNSKAISIRIMSCEADLFRQKIYRYQISGLNEQCIDSYTPEILIRSLPSGTYRILVSCSMRNGGWTPLQQVLELTVLPPWYKTWWCILCYVLIILGIIIWTFIIILRHKENKLKWAMKEHEKEIYEEKVRFLINISHELRTPLTLIHAPLNRILRSLPSDSANYPALKGIYKQSQRMKGLLNMVLDLRKMEVGINTVQFHPLLLNNWIQSIATDFIGEGDARNVHFLCRFDERVKTVCLDKGKCEIILTNLLINALKHSPENSKIIIQTELLPATASVRISVIDQGCGLKQADPQKLFTRFYQGTGERTGTGIGLSYSRILVELHGGKISAKDNEDGGATFFFELPLKQISSEESYKPRPYLNELISDMAEEKAVNSVSIKLNKYSLLVVDDNKELIDFIKSAFCKSFNQIFTAPDGEKALEIVRKHQPDIVISDVMMPRMNGYELCRQIKEDISISHIPVILLTARNDDASRLQGYKTGADAYLVKPFEEEILLEVIRGRLRNREQMKARYLNRGLLPPPEEVTFSQIDEAFLLKTNELITEHLGNPDLDISFLCKELCMSRATFYNKLKAITDMGGNDYINKFRLERVIYLITNTNMNFTEISEKAGFSSSRYFSTMFKRYTGKTPSQYKEEHRKSMETEQDNE; from the coding sequence ATGAAAACTACTGCCCATTTCTGTCTCCACTTGTCTATACTTTTGGTCTGGCTATTGCAAATCAGCCAAATTAGAGCCAATAATTATTACTTTGAGCAGATTGCTCTTAAGGAAGGTTTATCTACTACTGTTAATTGCATATATGCAGAGAAAAATAGTTTTGTATGGATTGGTACACCCACAGGATTGGGACGATTTGACGGACATGAATTGAAAAAATATGCCCATTCTCCGGAGAATCCCAATTCATTGCCGCATAATAATATCCTTCATGTGGCGGAAGACAGTTTACATAATCTTTGGGTACTAACAGAAAAGGGCGCAGTACGCTACAGGCGCCGGAGTGATGATTTTTCTCTCTTGAGGGATCAATATGGCCACATCGTTATGGCCAACACTGCATGCCGAACTGAACAGGGAATACTTTTAGGTGGAAGAAACAAGATTTATCAATATAATTACGGAGATGACACCATCAGGCTCCTGCATGATTTCAGTAACATAGGCCTGTTTGCTATTTCCTATATCAATTTCTGGGATAAGGAAACCCTGTTATGCTGCAGCCGTTGGCAAGGCATCATATTGTTGAATCTCCGGACCGGGGAAGTAAAATCTCCTCCTTTTAATTATGGAAAAGATATCCGGGAAGTTTTGCTTGATTCTAAAGGAAGAATCTGGCTCGCACCTTATAATGACGGTATCCGGTGTCTTGCACATGATGGTACCTTATTGGCTTCATATGTTACAGGAAACTCAAAATTGAATAACAATGTAGTACTTTGCATGATTGAAAAAGATTCTCATATCTGGATTGGAACGGATGGTGGCGGAATTAATATATTAAATCCTGAAACCCATGAAATTTCCATATTAAAACATGTGCCCGGAGACAAATATTCGTTCACCTGCAATTCTATTCTGAGTCTTTACAATGATGCAAACAATAACATATGGGCGGGCAGTACTCGTAATGGACTTATCGGTATCAAGGAAGTGTCAATGAAAACATATACTGAAGTTCCTCTCAGTGATTGTAAAGGACTGAGTGATAATACAGTCTTGTGTCTTTATAGAGGTCCTTCCGAGGATGAAATCTGGATTGGGACAGATGGAGGTGGTATTAACAAGCTTAACCCTTCAACGGAAAAATTTACACATTATTCCAATACGACTGGAAAGAAAGTCGCTTCTATCAGCGGGTTTACATCTTCTGAACTGTTATTGTCTGTTTTTTCAAAAGGATTATATACATTCTCAAAGAAAACCGGTAAAATCAATCCCTTGAAAATTCATGATGAGTACATAAACCGAATGCTCTTTTATAGTGGAAAAACAATTAACGTTTATCAATACGAACCGGAAACAGTTCTGTTATTAGGAGACCGGATATACCAATATACGATTGCAACTGGTAATACCAGAGTTGTAACAGAAGAGGAAGGAATCGAGATTATCGGCACTCTGGTGCCTGTCTCACATGATGCTCGTGCCACTTACTTGTTTGATGCCCAAAGTATATATTCACTTGATAAGCAATATAATAAATTGGAATGTATATATACAATAAAGAAAGATACATTTATAAACTGCGTCTCCAGAGATGAACATGGAATATTTTGGATTGGCACAAACCATGGTCTCAGGTATTATGATGCGGCGAAGCAATCCATTCAGCTTATTCCTACACCTTTGTTTACAAATGTACGGTCTGTAATAAATGATAATCATGGTAAAGTCTGGGTTGCTGTTAATGAAATGCTTTTTGCATGGCTGATTAATGAGAAAGAATTTATGCTTTTCGGCAAATCAGATGGAGTACTGCCAAATGAATATATGGCAAAGTCCAAATTGATTTCCGCTTCAGGAAATATATATTTGGGAGGAGAGAAAGGACTGCTTTATATAGATAAAAATCTTCCCATAGAGAGAACTGTTGCTCCTCAGATACAACTTACAGATATTCTCATTGCCGGAGAATCTGTTAACGAACAATTAAAGGATAACCCGGTAAGTATATCCGTACCCTGGAACAGCAAAGCTATTAGTATACGGATTATGTCCTGTGAGGCAGATCTTTTCCGGCAAAAAATTTACCGCTACCAAATTTCCGGACTAAACGAACAATGCATTGATTCGTATACTCCGGAAATACTTATCCGTTCATTACCATCCGGAACATACCGGATACTGGTCTCATGCAGCATGAGGAACGGGGGATGGACTCCCTTACAACAGGTTTTGGAATTGACGGTTTTACCCCCTTGGTACAAAACTTGGTGGTGCATTCTTTGTTATGTCCTGATCATATTGGGAATTATAATCTGGACTTTCATCATCATTTTACGCCATAAAGAGAACAAACTAAAGTGGGCAATGAAGGAGCATGAGAAAGAAATATATGAAGAAAAAGTACGTTTTCTCATTAATATCAGTCATGAACTCCGCACTCCATTAACATTGATACATGCGCCACTGAACCGTATCCTGCGCTCCCTACCTTCCGATAGCGCAAATTATCCGGCCTTGAAGGGCATCTACAAGCAGTCACAACGGATGAAAGGCTTGCTCAACATGGTACTTGATTTGCGTAAAATGGAGGTTGGGATCAATACGGTTCAGTTTCACCCCCTACTATTGAATAATTGGATACAAAGCATTGCAACAGATTTCATTGGTGAAGGAGATGCCAGAAATGTACACTTTTTATGCCGATTCGACGAACGAGTTAAAACAGTTTGTCTTGACAAAGGTAAGTGTGAGATAATCTTGACTAATTTATTGATAAATGCTCTGAAACATAGCCCCGAAAACTCCAAAATCATTATTCAAACAGAATTGTTGCCTGCCACCGCATCTGTCCGTATTTCAGTTATAGATCAGGGATGCGGGCTAAAACAGGCAGATCCGCAGAAGCTGTTCACGCGATTTTATCAGGGAACAGGAGAACGTACAGGAACAGGAATCGGCTTATCCTATTCCAGAATTTTGGTAGAATTACATGGAGGAAAGATCTCTGCTAAAGATAATGAAGATGGCGGAGCCACATTTTTCTTTGAACTTCCACTTAAGCAAATCTCATCCGAAGAATCATATAAACCTAGACCCTACCTGAACGAACTGATATCCGATATGGCTGAAGAAAAAGCCGTTAATAGTGTGAGTATCAAGCTGAATAAATACTCACTATTAGTAGTTGATGACAATAAGGAACTGATAGATTTTATCAAAAGCGCTTTCTGCAAGAGTTTCAATCAGATATTTACTGCCCCTGACGGAGAGAAAGCCTTGGAAATAGTTCGTAAGCACCAACCCGACATTGTCATAAGCGATGTAATGATGCCGCGAATGAATGGCTATGAGCTATGCAGGCAAATAAAAGAAGATATCAGTATCAGCCATATTCCTGTTATTCTTCTGACAGCCCGCAATGATGATGCAAGCCGGTTGCAGGGATACAAAACGGGAGCAGATGCCTATTTGGTTAAACCGTTTGAAGAAGAAATATTATTGGAAGTGATCCGTGGACGTTTACGTAACAGGGAACAGATGAAAGCACGATATTTGAACAGAGGATTGCTTCCGCCACCCGAAGAAGTGACATTTAGCCAGATAGATGAAGCTTTCCTGCTTAAAACAAATGAATTGATAACCGAACACCTGGGGAATCCCGATTTAGACATAAGTTTCCTGTGTAAGGAGTTATGCATGAGCCGTGCCACTTTTTATAATAAGCTAAAAGCCATCACCGACATGGGAGGAAATGACTATATTAATAAATTCCGTTTAGAAAGAGTTATATATTTGATAACCAACACGAATATGAATTTTACGGAAATTTCAGAAAAGGCCGGTTTTTCTTCTTCCCGCTATTTCAGCACTATGTTTAAGCGGTATACCGGGAAAACACCATCCCAATATAAAGAAGAACATCGAAAGTCTATGGAAACAGAACAGGATAATGAATAA
- a CDS encoding substrate-binding domain-containing protein yields MENKNYTIKDIARMAGVSAGTVDRVLHNRGDVSAASREKVQKVLDEIDYHPNMFAIGLAAKKRYRVLCIIPYYVEHDYWHSVAEGINRAAQELRPFNVSVDFLCYHHADRLSYEKVCAKLRKEIVDAVLIAPNFREETMSLTSYLEGKKIPYAFVDFNIEDTHALCYIGQDSQTSGYMAAKILMRKYKEGQELILFLNNKKNNPAEIQMQRRMDGFMNFIAQEHENLVVHDVVLNKEDDEANRRTLEDFFAAHPKAVLGAVFNSRVYQVAGYLQETGHHLAGLVGYDLLPKNVEYLKSGEVNYLIGQRPGLQGYCGVKALCDHVVFKRPVTGVKYMPIDILMKENINFYFEFE; encoded by the coding sequence ATGGAAAACAAGAACTACACCATTAAAGACATTGCCCGCATGGCGGGTGTTTCTGCCGGAACTGTGGACCGCGTGTTGCACAATCGGGGAGATGTTTCTGCTGCCAGCAGGGAGAAGGTTCAAAAAGTGCTTGATGAGATAGACTATCATCCTAATATGTTTGCCATTGGTCTGGCAGCCAAGAAGCGCTACCGTGTCCTGTGTATTATACCTTATTATGTGGAACATGACTATTGGCATTCCGTTGCAGAAGGCATCAACCGTGCCGCACAAGAGTTGCGTCCTTTTAATGTAAGCGTGGACTTTTTGTGCTACCATCATGCCGACCGGCTTTCTTATGAAAAAGTCTGCGCAAAACTCCGCAAAGAAATAGTGGATGCCGTATTGATCGCCCCCAATTTCCGTGAAGAGACAATGTCGCTGACATCTTATCTGGAAGGGAAAAAGATACCTTACGCATTTGTCGACTTTAATATAGAAGACACCCATGCACTCTGCTACATCGGCCAAGACTCCCAAACAAGCGGGTATATGGCTGCTAAAATTCTGATGCGCAAGTACAAGGAAGGACAGGAGCTAATACTATTTCTTAATAATAAAAAGAATAATCCGGCAGAAATACAGATGCAACGACGCATGGATGGTTTCATGAATTTTATTGCACAGGAACATGAAAATCTGGTGGTTCATGATGTAGTACTGAATAAAGAAGATGATGAAGCTAACCGCCGGACACTGGAAGATTTTTTTGCCGCACATCCCAAGGCAGTATTAGGAGCCGTTTTTAACTCACGTGTCTACCAGGTGGCAGGATATCTACAGGAAACAGGACACCATTTGGCAGGATTGGTTGGATACGACCTTCTGCCCAAGAACGTGGAGTACCTGAAATCCGGCGAAGTAAATTATCTCATCGGGCAACGCCCGGGACTGCAAGGATACTGCGGTGTAAAAGCTCTGTGCGACCATGTCGTATTTAAACGTCCGGTGACCGGTGTAAAGTATATGCCTATCGACATCCTGATGAAAGAAAACATCAATTTCTATTTTGAATTTGAATAA
- the uxaC gene encoding glucuronate isomerase: protein MKKFMDENFLLQTETAQKLYHEHAAKMPIIDYHCHLIPKMVADDYQFKSLTEIWLGGDHYKWRAMRTNGVDERFCTGKDTSDWEKFEKWAETVPYTFRNPLYHWTHLELKTAFGIDKILSPKTAREIYDECNEKLAQPEYSARGMMRRYHVEAVCTTDDPIDSLEYHIQTRESGFEIKMLPTWRPDKAMAVEVPADFRAYVEKLAEVSGVAISNFDDMIAALRKRHDFFAEQGCKLSDHGIEEFYAEDYTDAEIKAIFNKVYGGTELTKEEILKFKSAMLVIFGEMDWEKGWTQQFHYGAIRNNNSKMFKLLGADTGFDSIGEFTTAKAMSKFLDRLNSKGKLTKTILYNLNPCANEVIATMLGNFQDGTIPGKIQFGSGWWFLDQKDGMEKQMNALSVLGLLSRFVGMLTDSRSFLSYPRHEYFRRTLCNLVGRDIENGEIPASEMDRVNQMIEDISYYNAKNFFKF from the coding sequence ATGAAAAAATTTATGGATGAAAACTTCCTGTTGCAGACAGAAACCGCACAGAAGTTGTATCATGAACATGCGGCCAAGATGCCGATCATCGATTATCACTGTCACTTAATCCCTAAAATGGTAGCAGACGACTATCAGTTTAAGTCATTGACTGAAATCTGGTTGGGCGGCGACCATTACAAATGGCGTGCTATGCGTACCAATGGTGTAGACGAACGTTTCTGCACAGGTAAGGATACTTCCGACTGGGAAAAATTTGAGAAGTGGGCTGAAACCGTTCCTTATACTTTCCGTAATCCTTTGTATCACTGGACACACCTGGAGTTGAAGACAGCGTTTGGTATCGATAAGATCCTGAGCCCGAAGACTGCCCGTGAGATTTATGACGAGTGTAATGAGAAGCTGGCTCAACCGGAATACTCTGCTCGTGGCATGATGCGCCGTTATCATGTGGAAGCTGTTTGTACTACGGATGATCCTATTGATTCTCTGGAATATCATATTCAAACACGCGAAAGTGGTTTTGAAATCAAGATGTTGCCGACATGGCGTCCTGATAAGGCAATGGCTGTAGAAGTTCCTGCTGACTTCCGTGCATACGTTGAGAAACTGGCTGAAGTAAGCGGTGTTGCTATCTCTAATTTCGATGATATGATAGCTGCCTTGCGCAAGCGTCATGACTTCTTTGCTGAACAAGGCTGTAAATTGTCCGACCACGGTATTGAAGAATTCTATGCAGAAGACTATACAGATGCTGAAATCAAAGCTATATTTAATAAGGTATATGGTGGAACGGAACTGACCAAGGAAGAAATCCTGAAATTCAAATCAGCTATGCTGGTTATCTTCGGTGAAATGGACTGGGAAAAAGGCTGGACACAACAATTCCACTATGGCGCTATCCGTAACAATAACAGTAAGATGTTCAAGTTGCTCGGTGCTGATACCGGTTTCGATTCTATCGGTGAATTTACTACTGCTAAGGCAATGTCTAAATTCCTCGACCGCTTGAATTCCAAAGGCAAGTTGACGAAGACTATTCTTTATAACCTCAATCCGTGCGCTAATGAAGTTATTGCCACTATGTTGGGCAACTTCCAGGATGGTACGATTCCGGGTAAGATACAGTTTGGTTCCGGCTGGTGGTTCCTCGATCAGAAAGATGGTATGGAGAAACAGATGAACGCTCTTTCCGTACTGGGTCTGTTGAGCCGTTTCGTAGGTATGTTGACGGACTCCCGTTCATTCCTCTCCTATCCGCGTCATGAATATTTCCGCCGTACATTGTGTAATCTTGTTGGCCGTGATATTGAAAATGGTGAAATTCCGGCTTCTGAAATGGACCGCGTGAACCAGATGATTGAAGATATCAGCTACTATAACGCAAAGAATTTCTTCAAGTTCTAA